TAGGGAGTATATAGGGCATACGGGGAAAGGAAAACCTAGGGATTGACTATGGCTTGAAAAAAGCTGCAAATCCGTTTGACAGAATATCATTGCAATGGTAGCATACTAGTATGTAAGTCAGATTTGCTTGTTTTAGTCTTTTAGGAGGACTGTATGAAAAAGAATGTTATCGGAATCCTGGCAATTGTTGCTTTGCTTGCCACGAGTATTCCCTCTGTCTTTGCACAGGGTGGATCAGAGAAGGCTGATAAGGTCTATACCTTGAAACTTTCGACACAGCTCAATGAAACAACCCCGATGGTTGAAGGCTTCAAGGAATTGGCAGAGTCGGTCAAGGCCAAATCCAATGGTCGCTTGGTCATTGAGGTATACCCTTCTGCCCAGCTTGGTTCTGACGAAGATGTAATTGAACAGGCCTTGCAGGGTGTCAACGTTGCCGTTCTTACTGACGGTGGCAGAATGGGCAACTATGTAAATGATATCGCAATCATCGGAATGGCCTATTTTGCAAACAACTATGATGACGTATTGAAAGTCACCCAGAGTGAAATCTTTGCTGGATGGGAGAAAGAACTTGCACAGGAGAATGGTATCCGTATCCTGTCTTTTAACTGGTATGACGGTGCAAGAAGTTTCTTTACCAATAAAATCGTAGAGACCCCTGCCGATTTGAAGGGTTTGAGAATTCGCACCCCCGGTGCACCTGCCTGGGCACAGAGTATTGCCGCCCTTGGTGGTACCCCCGTTGCCATGCCTTGGGGCGAAACCTATTCCGCGGTTCAGTCAAAAGCTGTTGATGGCTGTGAAGTTCAGTTGACTTCTGCCCTTGGTTCAAGGATCTACGAAGTCCTCAAATATATGGACAAGACCGAACACTTCCAGCTGATTAATGGCTTGATTGTCGGCGAGAAATGGTTCAATACGCTTCCTGCAGACTTGCAGAGCCTTTTGCTTGAGGAAACAAAGAAAGCCGGCGAGAAGAATGCCCGGTATGTTGAATCAAAAATTGCAGATATCGAGAAACAATTGGTCGGGTATGGCGTAACCGTTATTGAACCGGATGTAGCGGCCTTCAGGGAAGCCTCTGATGCAGCCTACGAAAAGCTTGGTTTTACGGATCTCAGAAAACAGATTTACACACAGATCGGTAAATAATCTACAACATACTAGCTGGGGGCACCGTAGTTTTTTGCCCCCGGCTCTTTTTTCGGTTTCCTTCGGGAAACCGAATTATCTACGAATGATTATCTTGGATTTTCTGGTTTTTCCAGGGGGATTCAGGAAAAGGGAGCTTTTGGCTTTGAACAAAATTCAGAACATATACGAAAGATTCTGCAAGGCAGAAGAATTTCTGGCTAGCATGCTCCTTGTGGCAATTACTGTTTTGGTATTTACCTCTGCAATTGCCAGGACCTTGCATATGCCATTGAATTGGGCTGTCGATATATCCTTGCTGCTATTTGCCTGGCAGGTTTTCATCGGTGGGGATATTGCCATACGGAATACCAATTTGATTGGTGTTGAGATATTGGTCAATTATTTTCCAGGGAAAACCCAGAAGATGATTAAAATTGTGTTTTTTTCAATGATCATCATGTTTTTGGGAGTGTTGGTATATTTCGGTATTCCCCTTTGTCTGCAGAATACCAAACGATTGTTCCAAGTTCTTCCGTTAAGTTATTCATGGTGTACGCTCAGCGTTCCTGTCGGAGCTTTCTTGATGATTATCTCCTCGAGTATCCGATTGGTTGAAATTGTAAAAAAACCTGTCTCATTCTGGGAACAGGGAAGGGGAAACAACTAGTATGGGTGTAGCAACAATTGTCTTTATCCTTCTTCTGTTGTTCGGGATGCCGGTAGCTTTTGCCATTGGTATTTCCGGTCTCGCGTTTTTCATGGTAACCCAAGGTCTCCCTTTTACCATCGTCGTTCAGAAAGTATTGGCAACCACCCAGTCGTTCACTATGCTTGCAATCCCTCTTTTTATTTTTGCAGGTAACCTCATGAACAATACAGGGATTACCAAACGCCTGATGAAACTCGCTGATGTAGTAACCGGGCATATGTACGGGAATGTCGGCCAG
The sequence above is a segment of the Sphaerochaeta pleomorpha str. Grapes genome. Coding sequences within it:
- a CDS encoding C4-dicarboxylate TRAP transporter substrate-binding protein, with the protein product MKKNVIGILAIVALLATSIPSVFAQGGSEKADKVYTLKLSTQLNETTPMVEGFKELAESVKAKSNGRLVIEVYPSAQLGSDEDVIEQALQGVNVAVLTDGGRMGNYVNDIAIIGMAYFANNYDDVLKVTQSEIFAGWEKELAQENGIRILSFNWYDGARSFFTNKIVETPADLKGLRIRTPGAPAWAQSIAALGGTPVAMPWGETYSAVQSKAVDGCEVQLTSALGSRIYEVLKYMDKTEHFQLINGLIVGEKWFNTLPADLQSLLLEETKKAGEKNARYVESKIADIEKQLVGYGVTVIEPDVAAFREASDAAYEKLGFTDLRKQIYTQIGK
- a CDS encoding TRAP transporter small permease, whose translation is MNKIQNIYERFCKAEEFLASMLLVAITVLVFTSAIARTLHMPLNWAVDISLLLFAWQVFIGGDIAIRNTNLIGVEILVNYFPGKTQKMIKIVFFSMIIMFLGVLVYFGIPLCLQNTKRLFQVLPLSYSWCTLSVPVGAFLMIISSSIRLVEIVKKPVSFWEQGRGNN